The Rickettsiales bacterium DNA window GGGCTTCCTGCTGAGAAGCGGTTCTTGGCATTAAATCAACAGCAATATCCATTCTTGAAGCACCTTCAACATTTACTAAATCTTGATAATTTTGTGGCTTGTTATCTTTTGATTTTTTAGGTGTATCTTTCTTTAATTGATTTGCCTGTTTTGTTAGATTTGCCGTTGCAACTGCTGCCCCTTTTACATCACCTTTAGCAAGTGCCTCTTTTAATTGCTGATAATTTTTATTTTGAGCAACTTTTGAAGGGTCAAGTGATGAAATTAAATTCATTACATTTCCTTTTTTCGCATCTTGAGGTTTAACCACAACTTTTGAAGTAACGGGAGCAAAGGCAGTTGCATCAACCTTCTGACCTAAATTATTTTCTTGTTGTTGTTTTTGCTTAGCCTGCCATTCATCGTATTCTCTCTGAGAAATTGGCATTGTATCATAACCGCCAAATTCACCTTGATAATTTGCGGGGCTTTCTGTTGTTTTAGAAAGCCAATCATCATACTTTTTATCTTCAACGCTTACACTTGCTTCACTACTAAACCTAATATCTTCCGAACTACTTGTCCTAGTTGAAATAGCCTCTCTATTTCCGCCCATTTCAAGCCCTGCATCTAAAGAGCTCATTCTAGTATCTATTAATGATTCTTCTGTAGGTGAATAACTGCCACCGCCTGAAGATTTGTAATTAAAGCTGCTACTGCCTTGCTTTTTCTTATCCGCTTCTTCCTTCTTCTTTTGAAGAACTTTAATATATTTTTCTTTAATCTCTTCTTTTGTCCAGTTTTTCTTAGTTGGCTCTTTAGATAAAACTTCTTTTCGAATGTCTTCCTCCATCTTTCTGTAATCAATATTACCTTGCTGATAGCCTTCGGCATACTCTAATAAATTTTTCTTAGCTGGGTCATCTTGAAGAAGTTTTATTGCATCATAAGCTGTAACCATTGGGTCTTGCTTTTTATTGAGGATAGAAAGCGGGCTATCTTCAAACATTGATCTACCTTTTTGCTCAACTGGAATACCATCATTACCCATAATTCTGGTGCGATTTGCCTTCATTTGAAGCGTATCCCCAAGCCTTGCGAGTGCACCGGGCGCACCAGAAAAAATACCCATATCAAACACTGAGCCTAAATTTGAAACATCAGCCCTAGCCCCCGTTGCCCACTTAGTTGGCTGATTACCAGCAGATGTGCCATATATTTTAGGTGAACCAACATTATAAATTCTTGATAATTTCTCAGCAATAGATGGCACTTGCGACATAAATGCCCCCACCATTGCGTTTAGTAATAGCCAGATAATTATCGCACCTGAAATATAGCTGAACATTTCCTCTTTATCGGCATAACTATATAAACAAAAACCGACACATTGCTGTGAAGTTGGGCTAGTCGTTGCAATATCTGAGGCATCATAAGGTGGGTGGAATTCTGGGCAGTATTTAACACAATTTGGATATTCCCCCCTGGCATTTAGTGCAGGAGCTGGCTCTGGAGGGTTTCGTGGCTCACCGATATAAGCATCGCCATCTTCGATACCAAGTGGTGTATCTAAGATAGGGCTATCTATTGGGGAATTTACACCCTCCCTATAAATACGCAAAAATTCATTTAATTGAGCTTGTGTTACAAGCATTCCAGCAGGAATTGCCGTTGGGTTAGTGGCGTAATATAAAATTGCATCAATTCCTTCTATCTGTCTTGGTTTTGGCGGTGTGCCTTCTGAAATTGTAGTTTTATTATTATATAAATTTGAAAAATCTAATGCAGTTTGAGAATTATTTATTGCGGCAATTCTTTCAGTATTATTTGCAGAGGCTCTTGCTTGTTCATCACTAAAACCAGCTAAAATAAATTTATAATAAGTTACAAAATACCTTTCTTTGAGTTTTCTATATAATTTTCTTTGCGTTAGGGAGATTGAATCACCTTCAACATTTGAAAGACCACTTGCTTCGCCCCCATAAAGATCTTTCATTTCTTGGTAATCAGTGGGATATTCATAAAGCGGCTCTAGAAAACCCGGTGCAGAATAATTTATCGTTGGGGAATCTTTTGTTCCTTTAGATTTTACATATTGTTTTGTGCCAAGTTCATTTCTAGCCAGACTTGTAAGCCTATCTAGTGAAGTTGCGTTTGAAAGAACATAAACAATACCAAGCACAATAACTGGTTGCAACATAAAGGAAACTAGCATTGAAGCCCACGCATTGAACATTGATTCTGTAATCTTAAATAATTTGAATGTAACGAATAAAGGTGCAAGCATCATTAGGAAGGTTAAGCCCATAAAGGCCGTTACATAAACCCATAATATCTGCACAAACGCGATGAACATTGTTAAAATGCCCGTGAGCAAAAAGAAGGATAAGAAAGTGCCACCACCTCCTGCCCACAGGGAAAGTGCAATCACCATTGAGGTCAAGCCTTTGGCTCTATCATCACCAACTACGGAATCAAATAACGCATCAATCTTGCCAATAATTCCTTGAAATGGTTTTCTGCAAGATCTTGGATTTGATGCTTCATCACAAACAGCATCAACATTCCCTGTCTGATCTAATAATTTTGGTGGGGTTAATAAAGGTGAACCATAATTAGGGAAACCCGAATACTGGCTTTCTTCACCTACAGGGCTAAGATTCTTATTTATTGCTGCTCCGTATGGTGAAAAATCTGGAATAACTGGCCAATTTTTCTCACTACATCTAGGGAATAGCTCAACCCTTCTAAGTTGATAATTATACTTAAAGTCTACAACACAGGCAGTAACTTTTGCATTATTTTGACTTACTGGATCATATATTTGCTTAAAAACAGGATAAATTTTATAACTCTTTACGCCATTAACTTCTTCCATTTTACCCTGCCATTGCTGGGCTGGAACTCTAAATGGAACATATTTATAAGCTTCATTTGCTGGAATAAATTCAAAATTATGAGTGCCATTTTTAATCGGCATTGATGTTGGTGTTTCTGCTAATCCATCTCCAATTGTGTGGGGATTTTCATTTTCAATAAATTGGCCGGTATCACTAGTGTAGGAATTCACATAAACATAAGGCGTGCCATTTGCAAGGGGCTTCCAAACATTGCCGTTAATATCAAGAAGCCTACCTTCACTATCATAAACCCGCTCCCCGCCCTCAGAATATAAAGGTTGCAACCTTGTTAGAATATCACTGAAAGTAGTAAGAACCGTATTAAAAGTGCCAAAAATCCACTTAAAACTAAATTGTGCATTTGAGCTAAGTAGAATAATAAACATTATTAAAATTATCTTGGCGGGTGCTTGTTTTAGTGGCTCTTCGGTTAGGTCAAACATTATAGCTAAACCATAAAACATTACATAAACAATTATCATCGCCAGTAATATCTGATAAAACCAAAGCAATATTGAGCAAAAAACTCTAAACATTGAATCAAGAACTATTGATTGCACAACGCATACAACGCCACTAAGTAAAAATTCACCTGCGATTGCATCGGGGTAGCCATCTGGCAGAAAATCTCGCCCTGGAAGTGGGCAATATTTGGGGTTAGAAATCCCCATTAGAATATTATCGGAGTTATAAATATTAGTGTTGATATCTAGGGCTTTATACTCAACGCCATCTTCAGTTACTGAGGTATATCTGCAAAAACCGCTTAAATCCTCTTGAACACTGTATCTTTGTGAGGTGATATCAGCAGTGCCAGATTGCCTTATTTCAACGCCTCTATCTTCACCACCCCCAACATTTGGTGGAGGGTTATTTGGAGGCGGATTATTACCTTGAGCGAAAGAATATTCACTCACAAAAAAGCAAGAAATTATCAGGAAAAATAGAAATATTTTTAATATATATCTCACAAAATTTATTTCATTACTATAACTTCATACCCACGAAAGCGGGTATCTATCGTTGGATTCCCGCTGGAGTTTACCCCGTGCTTGACACGGGGCGGGAATGAATTATCATATGACAATCTAGCTATTACCCCTTCTGGTTTCTAAAAAACTCAGCTAGCCATTTATCTGGGTTATCGCCATTTTGAGCGATTAAACTTTTCATTAATAACAAACTTTCTTGGTTTGAAGTTAGCACTGAAAGCAAATCATTCAT harbors:
- a CDS encoding type IV secretion system protein yields the protein MSEYSFAQGNNPPPNNPPPNVGGGEDRGVEIRQSGTADITSQRYSVQEDLSGFCRYTSVTEDGVEYKALDINTNIYNSDNILMGISNPKYCPLPGRDFLPDGYPDAIAGEFLLSGVVCVVQSIVLDSMFRVFCSILLWFYQILLAMIIVYVMFYGLAIMFDLTEEPLKQAPAKIILIMFIILLSSNAQFSFKWIFGTFNTVLTTFSDILTRLQPLYSEGGERVYDSEGRLLDINGNVWKPLANGTPYVYVNSYTSDTGQFIENENPHTIGDGLAETPTSMPIKNGTHNFEFIPANEAYKYVPFRVPAQQWQGKMEEVNGVKSYKIYPVFKQIYDPVSQNNAKVTACVVDFKYNYQLRRVELFPRCSEKNWPVIPDFSPYGAAINKNLSPVGEESQYSGFPNYGSPLLTPPKLLDQTGNVDAVCDEASNPRSCRKPFQGIIGKIDALFDSVVGDDRAKGLTSMVIALSLWAGGGGTFLSFFLLTGILTMFIAFVQILWVYVTAFMGLTFLMMLAPLFVTFKLFKITESMFNAWASMLVSFMLQPVIVLGIVYVLSNATSLDRLTSLARNELGTKQYVKSKGTKDSPTINYSAPGFLEPLYEYPTDYQEMKDLYGGEASGLSNVEGDSISLTQRKLYRKLKERYFVTYYKFILAGFSDEQARASANNTERIAAINNSQTALDFSNLYNNKTTISEGTPPKPRQIEGIDAILYYATNPTAIPAGMLVTQAQLNEFLRIYREGVNSPIDSPILDTPLGIEDGDAYIGEPRNPPEPAPALNARGEYPNCVKYCPEFHPPYDASDIATTSPTSQQCVGFCLYSYADKEEMFSYISGAIIIWLLLNAMVGAFMSQVPSIAEKLSRIYNVGSPKIYGTSAGNQPTKWATGARADVSNLGSVFDMGIFSGAPGALARLGDTLQMKANRTRIMGNDGIPVEQKGRSMFEDSPLSILNKKQDPMVTAYDAIKLLQDDPAKKNLLEYAEGYQQGNIDYRKMEEDIRKEVLSKEPTKKNWTKEEIKEKYIKVLQKKKEEADKKKQGSSSFNYKSSGGGSYSPTEESLIDTRMSSLDAGLEMGGNREAISTRTSSSEDIRFSSEASVSVEDKKYDDWLSKTTESPANYQGEFGGYDTMPISQREYDEWQAKQKQQQENNLGQKVDATAFAPVTSKVVVKPQDAKKGNVMNLISSLDPSKVAQNKNYQQLKEALAKGDVKGAAVATANLTKQANQLKKDTPKKSKDNKPQNYQDLVNVEGASRMDIAVDLMPRTASQQEAPIELPQENLGERINLETINNSQEPVLANNQTQSQPTIQPIPVTPLKVFSQKPQGGILSQFNKKPEDDKPKEDFSENISNALQNLAGTSRSYFDAVAIETPAGSNINQAENLGEPIVSTSSPEKPNITSEQQQLTTSQSQNQNS